The Nitrospira tepida genome includes a window with the following:
- a CDS encoding type IV secretory system conjugative DNA transfer family protein has translation MASPLERLRALNREGKPRPVHPELTLLGFGANLDDNQREGVLVMRDADRSGHFGCLGTTRVGKTRLMENIVEQDIRKGYSVVVVDPKGDIELFSKVVQTAAECGRLKELMLLTPIFPDESVYLDPLSSYYMEDELVNHIVSGIKAREDFYIAIATQVAQVIVAGLIILAKAKGIPPQISFYDVKLRAGHKDLMQFRDTLQALPGTEELCMAIDQITHGPNMADFYAKVSTSLQTMLSALTFGTTGRIIGKAKTNEFIRRLESGKRVIMVCNTGSLLTRRTAHIIAKVFISMIQSLVGRLFASGRALTPPLCLHIDEGHNVLYPDIKELFNKGGGANIWIHLYTQSLAQIQEEVGPYAAQSIMDNISSWAYFLLNHPETAQYVEDSTPLVTRDEPMIEVGGRVMMKLTARRQVLRDRVMSLPKRWFYFRTYGQTYKGQTLDTTPLYVNVKFPVVSPLRSVESPAPAPDATKDGPAQAPPLSSA, from the coding sequence ATGGCTTCTCCGCTGGAACGGCTCCGTGCGCTCAACCGGGAGGGTAAACCGCGACCGGTTCATCCGGAGCTGACGTTGTTGGGATTCGGCGCGAATCTCGACGACAACCAACGGGAAGGGGTCCTTGTGATGCGGGATGCCGATCGAAGTGGTCATTTCGGCTGCCTGGGAACGACGCGGGTGGGCAAGACCCGCCTGATGGAGAATATCGTCGAGCAGGACATCAGGAAAGGTTACTCGGTGGTCGTGGTCGATCCGAAGGGAGACATCGAGTTGTTTTCAAAGGTGGTGCAAACAGCGGCCGAGTGTGGGCGGCTCAAGGAGCTGATGCTGCTCACGCCGATCTTTCCCGATGAGTCGGTCTACCTCGACCCGTTATCGAGCTACTACATGGAAGATGAACTCGTGAATCACATCGTCTCAGGGATCAAGGCGCGCGAGGATTTCTATATTGCGATTGCGACCCAGGTGGCTCAAGTCATCGTGGCAGGCTTGATCATACTCGCCAAGGCGAAGGGAATCCCTCCTCAGATCTCGTTCTACGATGTGAAGCTGCGAGCCGGTCATAAGGACCTGATGCAGTTCCGAGATACGCTTCAGGCGTTGCCGGGGACGGAGGAACTGTGCATGGCGATCGATCAGATCACGCATGGTCCGAATATGGCGGACTTCTACGCCAAGGTCTCGACATCGCTCCAGACGATGTTGTCGGCACTGACTTTCGGCACGACGGGACGGATCATCGGAAAGGCAAAGACGAATGAATTCATTCGGCGCCTCGAATCCGGGAAACGCGTGATCATGGTCTGCAATACCGGTAGTCTACTGACGCGCCGGACGGCTCATATTATCGCGAAGGTGTTCATCTCCATGATTCAGAGCCTGGTGGGACGCCTGTTTGCCTCCGGGCGTGCGCTTACTCCGCCCTTGTGTCTGCACATCGACGAGGGCCATAACGTGCTCTACCCCGACATCAAGGAGTTGTTCAATAAGGGCGGTGGGGCCAATATCTGGATCCATCTGTATACGCAGTCGCTCGCGCAGATCCAGGAGGAGGTCGGTCCGTACGCGGCACAGAGCATCATGGACAACATCAGTTCCTGGGCCTACTTCCTGCTGAACCATCCGGAGACCGCGCAATACGTGGAGGATTCGACGCCGCTGGTCACTCGAGATGAGCCGATGATTGAGGTCGGTGGCCGGGTGATGATGAAGTTGACGGCGCGGCGCCAGGTCCTCCGCGATCGCGTGATGTCTCTCCCGAAACGATGGTTCTATTTCCGCACGTACGGGCAGACGTACAAGGGCCAGACCTTGGATACGACGCCGCTCTACGTAAATGTGAAGTTCCCCGTCGTCAGTCCCCTAAGGTCAGTCGAGTCCCCGGCGCCTGCCCCAGATGCCACCAAGGACGGTCCGGCTCAGGCACCGCCGCTCTCATCCGCGTGA